A window of the Mercenaria mercenaria strain notata unplaced genomic scaffold, MADL_Memer_1 contig_3987, whole genome shotgun sequence genome harbors these coding sequences:
- the LOC128553575 gene encoding uncharacterized protein LOC128553575 yields the protein MVISETLECYNCSITSGDVNDCFNTTQCQNGQSCYMNLKQKGNSPQYTLGCINNQICGSPSSAVGELIGRDLIDRQTQDCHECCSTDNCNKHLCEHLKPSSCIDDAKADCPWLNSIFNICQDIHNAKSVCPKFCGLCSLGRCIFESISNL from the exons ATGGTAATTTCAGAGACTCTTGAATGTTACAATTGTTCCATCACTAGTGGTGATGTAAATGACTGTTTCAACACTACCCAATGCCAAAACGGTCAG tcGTGCTATATGAATTTAAAACAGAAAGGGAATTCACCACAGTACACTCTAGGTTGCATTAATAATCAG ATTTGTGGTTCTCCTTCTAGTGCAGTAGGTGAACTTATTGGACGAGACCTCATAGACCGTCAAACTCAAGACTGTCACGAATGTTGCAGCACCGATAACTGTAACAAACACCTATGTGAACATTTAAAAC CTTCGTCATGTATTGACGATGCAAAGGCGGATTGTCCCTGGTTGAACTCAATCTTCAACATATGCCAGGATATTCACAATGCAAAATCCGTTTGTCCAAAGTTCTGTGGACTCTGCTCATTAGGTAGGTGTATATTTGAGTCCATCTCGAATTTGTAG